Proteins from one Embleya scabrispora genomic window:
- a CDS encoding chaplin: MKKIAAVAALAGGIAAMGAGIANASADADGAAVGSPGVISGNNAEVPVHVPVNVCGNTVDILIAVLNPAFGNVCVNAG, translated from the coding sequence ATGAAGAAGATCGCCGCCGTCGCGGCCCTGGCCGGCGGCATCGCGGCCATGGGCGCCGGAATCGCCAACGCGAGCGCCGACGCGGACGGCGCGGCGGTCGGCTCGCCCGGTGTGATCTCGGGCAACAACGCCGAGGTCCCCGTGCACGTGCCGGTCAACGTCTGCGGCAACACGGTCGACATTCTGATCGCCGTGCTCAACCCGGCGTTCGGCAACGTCTGCGTCAACGCCGGCTGA
- a CDS encoding bifunctional DNA primase/polymerase yields the protein MERMGRMAGWLRRRPREDPDTVRDRRAGLLMDVVERGWPVCPAAHPVGFGCSCDRVGCPSPGMHPVSFAWQTQASTDPVQVARWLELYPDANFVTATGTGHDVLDVPARAGEIALAVFAEQGIEIGPVASCGPDRTLFFTATRGTPADEDEWWPCELDCHPETLDAHPGLRWHCRGSYVLVPSSQHPSGQPVRWIRGPELPLPDPLRVLDALTDACDTVGAAAADGHWS from the coding sequence ATGGAGCGAATGGGCAGAATGGCCGGATGGCTGCGCCGTCGACCGCGCGAGGATCCGGACACCGTTCGCGACCGGCGGGCCGGACTGCTCATGGACGTGGTGGAGCGCGGTTGGCCCGTCTGTCCGGCGGCGCACCCGGTGGGCTTCGGCTGCTCCTGCGATCGGGTCGGCTGTCCGTCGCCGGGCATGCACCCGGTCTCCTTCGCCTGGCAGACCCAGGCGTCCACCGACCCCGTACAGGTGGCGCGCTGGCTGGAGCTGTATCCCGACGCCAACTTCGTGACCGCGACCGGCACCGGCCACGACGTGCTCGACGTGCCCGCGCGGGCCGGGGAGATCGCCCTCGCGGTGTTCGCCGAACAGGGCATCGAGATCGGCCCGGTGGCCTCCTGCGGCCCCGACCGCACGCTGTTCTTCACCGCGACCCGAGGCACCCCCGCCGACGAGGACGAGTGGTGGCCCTGCGAGTTGGACTGCCACCCCGAGACGCTGGACGCCCACCCGGGGCTGCGCTGGCACTGCCGGGGCAGCTACGTCCTGGTGCCGTCCTCGCAACATCCCTCGGGACAGCCGGTGCGCTGGATCCGGGGCCCCGAACTCCCGCTGCCCGACCCGCTGCGGGTGCTCGACGCCCTCACCGACGCGTGCGACACCGTGGGCGCCGCGGCCGCCGACGGACACTGGTCCTAG
- a CDS encoding DUF732 domain-containing protein encodes MSYPPPPGQDPNQPYGQPQYGQPPYPGQSQGQGQYPGQYQQPQYPQGQPGPYGQPQYPGAYPQGGGYPPPPNQSRKGLWIGVSVVAVLAIVGVLVAVGLSGDDDDKKSTASSTSSATGTSAPKSGSPTPSTKATKRTVAPEPSDDDATTGPGPGTRGLGEDNFLTTMHRLIPGTKSTADAELVSQGKQACSDLKSGKSLLDTAMKVTAVSGVSEKGMLVGGAIAAFCPEQSGKVS; translated from the coding sequence GTGAGTTACCCGCCGCCGCCCGGCCAGGACCCTAACCAGCCGTACGGCCAGCCCCAGTACGGGCAACCGCCCTATCCGGGTCAGAGCCAGGGCCAGGGCCAGTACCCCGGTCAGTACCAGCAGCCCCAGTACCCGCAGGGGCAACCGGGCCCGTACGGACAACCGCAGTATCCCGGCGCCTATCCGCAGGGCGGCGGCTACCCGCCCCCGCCGAACCAGAGCCGCAAGGGTCTGTGGATCGGCGTCTCGGTGGTCGCCGTGCTCGCGATCGTCGGCGTGCTCGTCGCCGTGGGACTGTCCGGTGACGACGACGACAAGAAGTCGACGGCCTCCTCCACGTCGTCGGCCACCGGCACGAGCGCCCCGAAGTCGGGTTCGCCGACCCCGTCGACCAAGGCGACCAAGCGCACCGTCGCGCCCGAGCCGTCCGACGACGACGCGACCACCGGCCCCGGCCCCGGCACGCGCGGGCTGGGCGAGGACAACTTCCTCACCACGATGCACCGCCTGATCCCGGGCACGAAGTCGACGGCGGACGCCGAACTGGTCTCGCAGGGCAAGCAGGCCTGCTCCGACCTCAAGTCGGGCAAGTCCCTGCTCGACACCGCGATGAAGGTGACCGCGGTCAGCGGCGTGTCGGAGAAGGGCATGCTCGTCGGCGGCGCCATCGCGGCGTTCTGCCCGGAGCAGTCGGGCAAGGTCTCCTGA